A single window of Intrasporangium calvum DSM 43043 DNA harbors:
- a CDS encoding sulfate/molybdate ABC transporter ATP-binding protein, which yields MITVTGARKEFGSFTALDDVSLDIPSGSLTALLGPSGSGKSTLLRAIAGLESLDSGVVSIGGRDVTGEPPQRRGIGFVFQHYAAFKHLTVRDNVAFGLTIRKRPKTETDAKVNELLTVVGLEGFAHRYPAQLSGGQRQRMALARALAVDPEVLLLDEPFGALDAKVRTDLRTWLRRLHDEVHVTTVLVTHDQEEALDVADRIAVLNHGRIEQVGDPVTLYDRPANDFVMSFLGSVSKLGEQLVRPHDIILERDHALALAADAQVPGSPGVIRAVVERVVRLGFEVRVDLRADSGERFAAQITRRDADGLDLRDGEPITARAAHRSSVVDHDPALAI from the coding sequence ATGATCACCGTCACCGGCGCCCGCAAGGAGTTCGGCTCCTTCACCGCTCTGGACGACGTCAGCCTCGACATCCCGAGCGGTTCCCTCACCGCGCTGCTCGGGCCGAGCGGCAGCGGCAAGTCGACGCTGCTCCGCGCCATCGCCGGACTGGAGTCCCTCGACTCCGGCGTCGTCAGCATCGGCGGTCGGGACGTCACCGGCGAACCCCCGCAGCGGCGTGGCATCGGCTTCGTGTTCCAGCACTACGCCGCCTTCAAGCACCTGACCGTCAGGGACAACGTGGCCTTCGGACTGACCATCCGCAAGCGACCCAAGACCGAGACCGACGCGAAGGTCAACGAGCTGCTCACCGTCGTCGGCCTCGAGGGCTTCGCCCACCGGTACCCCGCCCAGCTCTCGGGCGGGCAACGGCAGCGGATGGCCCTGGCCCGAGCGCTCGCCGTCGACCCGGAGGTCCTGCTCCTCGACGAACCCTTCGGTGCGCTGGACGCGAAGGTGAGGACGGACCTGCGGACCTGGCTGCGCCGACTCCACGACGAGGTGCACGTCACGACCGTTCTCGTCACCCACGACCAGGAGGAGGCGCTCGACGTCGCCGACCGGATCGCGGTCCTCAACCACGGCCGGATCGAGCAGGTCGGCGACCCGGTCACGCTCTACGACCGGCCCGCCAACGACTTCGTCATGTCGTTCCTCGGCTCGGTCTCCAAGCTGGGCGAGCAGCTCGTCCGACCCCACGACATCATCCTCGAGCGCGACCATGCCCTGGCTCTCGCCGCTGACGCCCAGGTGCCCGGCTCACCCGGTGTCATTCGCGCGGTCGTGGAGCGCGTGGTCCGGCTCGGCTTCGAGGTGCGAGTCGACTTGAGGGCGGACTCGGGGGAACGCTTCGCCGCCCAGATCACCCGCCGAGACGCCGACGGCCTGGACCTGCGCGACGGTGAACCCATCACCGCCCGTGCCGCTCACCGCTCCAGCGTCGTCGACCACGACCCGGCCCTGGCCATCTGA
- the cysW gene encoding sulfate ABC transporter permease subunit CysW, which produces MRASRRTRLALRTVALGYLIALLAVPIGVILWRAFAPGVGAFVASVSTPAAQAAINLSLLIVAIVVPLNVVFGIVTALALVRGRFRGRGLLQAVVDLPFAVSPIVVGVALIMLWGAGGWFGALDDVGITVIFGLPGMVIATIFVTMPFVVREVEPVLHEIGTEQEQAAATLGATSWQTFWRITLPAIRWGLTYGVVLTVARALGEFGAVIMVSSGFPGLSQTLTLLVHARYIDDHNTYGAYAAATLLMGIALVVLLLMTVLDRKRSER; this is translated from the coding sequence GTGAGGGCCAGCCGGAGGACCCGGCTCGCCCTGCGAACGGTGGCACTCGGCTACCTCATCGCCCTGCTCGCCGTCCCCATCGGCGTCATCCTCTGGCGGGCCTTCGCGCCGGGGGTCGGCGCCTTCGTCGCCTCCGTCTCGACGCCCGCGGCACAGGCGGCCATCAACCTCTCGCTGCTCATCGTGGCCATCGTCGTGCCCCTCAACGTCGTCTTCGGGATCGTCACGGCACTCGCCCTCGTCCGCGGGCGCTTCCGGGGCCGGGGCCTGCTCCAAGCCGTCGTCGACCTGCCGTTCGCCGTGTCACCGATCGTCGTCGGGGTGGCCCTCATCATGCTGTGGGGTGCGGGCGGGTGGTTCGGCGCACTCGACGACGTCGGGATCACGGTGATCTTCGGCCTGCCCGGCATGGTGATCGCGACGATCTTCGTCACCATGCCCTTCGTCGTCCGAGAGGTCGAGCCGGTCCTCCACGAGATCGGCACCGAGCAGGAGCAGGCCGCCGCGACGCTGGGGGCGACGTCCTGGCAGACCTTCTGGCGGATCACCCTGCCCGCCATCCGCTGGGGCCTGACGTACGGCGTGGTGCTCACCGTGGCCCGAGCCCTCGGCGAGTTCGGCGCCGTCATCATGGTGTCGTCGGGCTTCCCCGGGCTCTCCCAGACCCTGACGCTCCTCGTCCACGCCCGCTACATCGACGACCACAACACCTACGGTGCGTACGCCGCGGCGACCCTCCTCATGGGCATCGCTCTGGTCGTGCTGCTGCTCATGACCGTCCTCGACCGCAAGAGGAGCGAACGATGA
- the cysT gene encoding sulfate ABC transporter permease subunit CysT — translation MTLWLSVIVLLPLAALTVASFEGGLGGFWDAATAPVALASLRVTVTVSAIVAAVNAVLGTLVAWVLVRDRFAGQAVVNALIDLPFALPTIVASIVLLSLYGPGSPVGVQLNATTWGLFVALAFVTLPFVVRSVQPVLIEADREVEEAAASLGATNWTTFRRIVLPTLAPAVLSGTGLAFARAIGEYGSVVLIGGNIPRETQVASQYIQQQIEMDRPANAAAVSVVLLLIAFATLLVLRVLSTRSQRREERAP, via the coding sequence GTGACGCTCTGGCTCAGCGTCATCGTGCTGCTGCCCCTCGCCGCCTTGACCGTCGCATCGTTCGAGGGCGGCCTCGGTGGTTTCTGGGACGCGGCGACTGCACCGGTCGCCCTCGCATCACTCCGAGTCACCGTGACGGTGTCGGCCATCGTCGCCGCTGTCAACGCCGTCCTGGGCACCCTCGTCGCCTGGGTGCTGGTCCGCGACCGCTTCGCCGGTCAGGCAGTGGTCAACGCCCTCATCGACCTGCCGTTCGCCCTGCCCACCATCGTCGCGAGCATCGTGCTCCTCTCGCTCTACGGCCCGGGCAGCCCGGTCGGCGTCCAGCTCAACGCGACCACGTGGGGCCTCTTCGTGGCCCTCGCCTTCGTCACCCTCCCCTTCGTCGTCCGCTCGGTACAGCCGGTGCTCATCGAGGCAGACCGGGAGGTCGAGGAGGCCGCCGCCTCGCTCGGCGCGACCAACTGGACCACCTTCCGCCGGATCGTCCTGCCCACCCTCGCCCCTGCCGTCCTCAGCGGCACCGGGCTGGCGTTCGCGCGGGCCATCGGCGAGTACGGCTCCGTCGTGCTCATCGGCGGCAACATCCCGCGGGAGACCCAGGTCGCCTCCCAGTACATCCAGCAGCAGATCGAGATGGACCGCCCGGCCAACGCGGCGGCCGTCTCCGTGGTGCTGCTGCTCATCGCCTTCGCGACCCTGCTCGTGCTGCGGGTGCTGTCGACCCGGTCGCAGCGCCGAGAGGAGCGGGCCCCGTGA
- a CDS encoding sulfate ABC transporter substrate-binding protein, protein MPRPRPTAPRSRILRGLAALAVLALAGCTGAGPSDVVVQPGAARVAAAPTTTLNLFAHAVAKPAHDAVVPAFQRTPAGTGVAFQQSYGASGDQSRKVAAGAEADLVQLSTEPDLTRLVDAGLIDPTWNAGEHGGVPFGSVVTLVVRTGNPKGIADWDDLLQPEVEVVTPNPFSSGSARWNLLAPFAAESHGGADPAAGLAYVEKLVSEHVRIQPKSSREATEAFLQGRGDVLLSYENEALFIEQNGDPVEHVTPPQTFRIDNPVAVLKGSENLPVAEAFADYLYTPEAQRLLARAGFRPVDEQVAAEFAKAFPRPEKLWTIADLGGWTAVDAALFEPRTGAIATIYDAVTQ, encoded by the coding sequence ATGCCCCGCCCCCGCCCGACGGCACCCCGATCCAGGATCCTGCGCGGCCTCGCTGCGCTCGCGGTCCTGGCGCTGGCGGGCTGCACCGGAGCTGGCCCGAGCGACGTCGTCGTCCAGCCGGGTGCGGCCCGGGTGGCCGCGGCTCCGACCACCACGCTCAACCTCTTTGCCCATGCCGTGGCCAAGCCGGCCCACGACGCCGTCGTACCGGCGTTCCAGCGGACCCCCGCCGGGACCGGCGTTGCGTTCCAGCAGAGCTACGGCGCGTCGGGCGACCAGTCGCGCAAGGTCGCAGCGGGGGCCGAGGCCGACCTCGTCCAGCTCTCGACGGAGCCGGACCTCACCCGCCTCGTCGACGCGGGTCTGATCGACCCGACCTGGAACGCCGGGGAGCACGGCGGCGTCCCCTTCGGCTCGGTCGTCACCCTCGTCGTGCGCACCGGCAACCCCAAGGGAATCGCCGACTGGGACGACCTGCTCCAGCCCGAGGTCGAGGTGGTCACCCCCAACCCGTTCTCCTCCGGGTCGGCCAGGTGGAACCTCCTCGCCCCGTTCGCCGCCGAGAGTCACGGGGGCGCGGACCCGGCCGCCGGACTGGCCTACGTCGAGAAGCTGGTCAGCGAGCACGTCAGGATCCAGCCGAAGTCCAGCCGGGAAGCGACCGAGGCCTTCCTCCAGGGCCGCGGCGATGTGCTCCTCAGCTACGAGAACGAGGCCCTCTTCATCGAGCAGAACGGAGACCCGGTCGAGCACGTCACGCCGCCGCAGACGTTCCGAATCGACAACCCGGTGGCCGTCCTCAAGGGGAGCGAGAACCTCCCGGTGGCGGAGGCGTTCGCCGACTACCTCTACACCCCGGAGGCACAGCGTCTGCTCGCCCGAGCCGGTTTCCGACCCGTCGACGAGCAGGTGGCCGCGGAGTTCGCCAAAGCCTTCCCCCGTCCCGAGAAGCTGTGGACCATCGCTGACCTGGGCGGTTGGACCGCGGTCGACGCCGCCCTCTTCGAGCCCAGGACCGGCGCGATCGCCACGATCTACGACGCCGTGACGCAGTGA
- a CDS encoding S8 family peptidase, with translation MKRRLLGAVTAVPVALAMAGTGAADAAVTQSVPPSTSGTYIVQMADLPVVAYDGKIKGLAATSPTPGTKVDPQSDAVTRYVAHLESKHNSALTRVGATSTKIYDYAFSFNGFAAKLTAAQAQRLTKAPGVVAVNPEQTYTVDTSTTPDFLGLTAKGGLWDQLGGTGSAGEDILIGTIDSGIWPEHLSFSDRATAGVPSASGPVVYAPFDGPADACKAGENWTAKTCNNKLVIARHFNESWGGDKGIRKDRPWEFTSPRDYNGHGTHTASTSGGNHDVPVPGIASALAPNGMSGIAPRARVAAYKALWSTETGDTASGRGGDLVAAIDQAVADGVDVINYSISGSQTNFADGAEIAFLFAARAGVFVAASAGNSGPTASTVAHPSPWITTVAAGTHNRASHGSVTLGNGATYEGASLAAEAVTAPFIDSTSAGLAGADPTKVALCYSSADGGNVLDPAKVAGKIVLCDRGATARTNKSLAVKEAGGVGLVLVNTSPIGINADLHTIPSVHLESTERAPVKAYAATSGATATINVAELDLNAPAPFTAGFSSRGPLSAGSGDLLKPDVIAPGQDILAAYTPVTNGGYAYNAISGTSMSSPHVAGLAALLRDRHPGWSPMAIKSALMTTDYDVKDEASTADKAFRQGAGHVNPNAAAKAGLVYDSGWNDWLAFLCGTTSAVGAGTCDALVSRGYSTDPSQFNGASIASGALAGSETITRRVTNVGATTATYKASITLRGFDVEVSPKKLVLAPGQTKSFTVTITREDAPLNSYTGGHLVWTSGTTTVRSPIVVRPVALAAPGEVRAEPSGTSYGVTFGYTGDFAATGRGLVPAAATSGTVADDPTDSTCSLSSPNAQKVEVAVPAGTTYARFALFDADVNPGTDLDLCVFDSTEKNVGSSGSGTSAEQVNLLNPGAGTYTVVVQGWGVAGTSPFKLHTWVLGSAAEDNLTVTAPTSATIGQSGTVTLGFTGLTSGKWLGSVAYSGAEGMPNPTIVRVDVP, from the coding sequence ATGAAGCGAAGGTTGCTGGGCGCGGTCACCGCCGTGCCAGTTGCGCTCGCCATGGCCGGGACAGGCGCCGCCGATGCAGCGGTCACGCAGTCCGTGCCACCGAGCACCAGCGGGACGTACATCGTGCAGATGGCGGACCTCCCGGTCGTCGCGTACGACGGGAAGATCAAGGGCCTCGCGGCCACCAGCCCGACCCCGGGCACGAAGGTCGACCCGCAGTCCGATGCGGTCACCAGGTATGTCGCCCACCTCGAGTCGAAGCACAACTCGGCTCTCACCCGGGTGGGGGCAACCAGCACCAAGATCTACGACTACGCGTTCTCGTTCAACGGCTTCGCGGCCAAGCTGACGGCAGCCCAGGCGCAGCGGCTCACCAAGGCGCCCGGGGTCGTCGCGGTCAACCCGGAGCAGACCTACACGGTCGACACGTCGACGACGCCCGACTTCCTCGGCCTGACCGCCAAGGGCGGCCTGTGGGACCAGCTCGGTGGCACCGGAAGCGCCGGGGAGGACATCCTCATCGGCACGATCGACTCTGGAATCTGGCCGGAGCACCTCAGTTTCTCGGACCGCGCCACTGCAGGCGTGCCCTCCGCCTCGGGCCCGGTCGTCTACGCACCCTTCGACGGCCCGGCCGACGCCTGCAAGGCTGGGGAGAACTGGACCGCCAAGACCTGCAACAACAAACTCGTCATCGCCCGCCACTTCAACGAGAGCTGGGGTGGCGACAAGGGGATCCGCAAGGACCGGCCCTGGGAGTTCACCTCCCCCCGTGACTACAACGGTCACGGCACCCACACCGCCAGCACCTCCGGCGGCAACCACGATGTGCCTGTTCCCGGCATCGCCAGCGCCTTGGCTCCCAACGGCATGAGCGGCATCGCCCCGCGCGCCCGCGTGGCCGCCTACAAGGCCCTCTGGTCGACCGAGACCGGCGACACGGCGAGCGGTCGCGGGGGTGACCTCGTCGCGGCGATCGACCAGGCCGTGGCGGACGGCGTCGACGTCATCAACTACTCGATCAGCGGCTCCCAGACGAACTTCGCCGACGGCGCCGAGATCGCGTTCCTCTTCGCGGCCCGGGCCGGTGTCTTCGTCGCGGCGTCCGCCGGCAACAGCGGCCCGACCGCCTCGACCGTCGCCCACCCGTCCCCGTGGATCACCACGGTCGCGGCAGGCACCCACAACCGGGCCAGCCACGGCTCGGTGACCCTCGGCAACGGCGCGACCTACGAGGGCGCGTCCCTGGCGGCAGAGGCCGTGACCGCGCCGTTCATCGACTCCACCTCGGCGGGCCTGGCTGGTGCGGACCCGACCAAGGTCGCGCTCTGCTACTCGAGCGCCGACGGGGGCAACGTCCTCGACCCGGCCAAGGTCGCGGGCAAGATCGTCCTGTGCGACCGCGGTGCAACCGCCCGGACGAACAAGAGCCTCGCGGTCAAGGAGGCGGGCGGCGTGGGCCTGGTCCTCGTCAACACCTCGCCGATCGGGATCAACGCGGACCTGCACACGATCCCGTCGGTCCACCTCGAGTCGACCGAGCGCGCGCCCGTCAAGGCGTATGCGGCCACGTCCGGTGCGACGGCCACGATCAACGTGGCCGAGCTCGACCTCAACGCCCCCGCGCCGTTCACGGCCGGCTTCTCGTCCCGCGGACCGCTGAGTGCGGGCAGCGGTGACCTCCTCAAGCCGGACGTCATCGCGCCCGGCCAGGACATCCTCGCGGCCTACACCCCGGTGACCAACGGTGGCTACGCCTACAACGCCATCTCGGGGACCTCGATGTCGAGCCCGCACGTCGCCGGGCTCGCGGCGCTGCTCCGTGACCGGCACCCCGGCTGGTCGCCGATGGCGATCAAGAGCGCGCTCATGACGACCGACTACGACGTCAAGGACGAGGCGAGCACGGCTGACAAGGCATTCCGCCAAGGCGCCGGCCATGTCAACCCCAATGCCGCCGCGAAGGCCGGCCTGGTCTACGACAGCGGCTGGAACGACTGGCTCGCCTTCCTCTGCGGCACCACGTCCGCGGTCGGCGCAGGCACGTGCGACGCGCTGGTGAGTCGGGGCTACTCGACGGACCCGAGCCAGTTCAACGGTGCCTCGATCGCCAGCGGCGCCCTCGCCGGTTCCGAGACGATCACCCGCCGCGTGACGAACGTCGGGGCGACGACGGCAACCTATAAGGCGTCAATCACCCTGCGCGGCTTCGACGTCGAGGTCTCGCCGAAGAAGCTGGTCCTCGCCCCCGGGCAGACGAAGTCCTTCACGGTGACCATCACGCGGGAGGATGCACCGCTCAACAGCTACACCGGCGGCCACCTCGTCTGGACGAGCGGCACCACGACGGTTCGCTCGCCGATCGTCGTGCGTCCGGTCGCCCTCGCGGCACCGGGTGAGGTCAGGGCCGAGCCCTCGGGCACGAGCTATGGCGTCACCTTCGGCTACACCGGTGACTTCGCCGCCACGGGCCGGGGCCTCGTCCCCGCGGCCGCGACGAGCGGCACCGTCGCCGACGACCCGACGGACTCGACGTGCTCCCTGAGCTCGCCGAACGCCCAGAAGGTCGAGGTCGCCGTCCCGGCCGGCACGACGTACGCGCGGTTCGCCCTCTTCGACGCGGACGTCAACCCCGGCACGGACCTCGACCTGTGCGTCTTCGACTCGACGGAGAAGAACGTGGGTTCCAGCGGATCCGGAACGTCAGCAGAGCAGGTCAACCTGCTCAACCCGGGCGCGGGCACCTACACGGTGGTCGTCCAGGGCTGGGGGGTAGCCGGCACCTCGCCGTTCAAGCTGCACACGTGGGTCCTCGGGTCCGCCGCGGAGGACAACCTGACGGTCACTGCGCCCACGTCGGCCACGATCGGCCAGTCCGGGACGGTCACGCTCGGGTTCACCGGCCTGACGAGTGGCAAGTGGCTCGGCTCGGTCGCCTACTCCGGCGCCGAGGGGATGCCGAACCCGACCATCGTGCGCGTCGACGTCCCGTGA
- a CDS encoding DEAD/DEAH box helicase — MNGSDALFNAPPAPSDDGDRDQRAFDPEALLHRLVGEHPERLLHVHEVPARPARHAEWPGWVDPTLLGALLGSGIDRPWRHQVEVAEAAHRGDHVVVSTGTASGKSLGYLLPLLTDVVTGARAPSGRGSTALYLAPTKALAADQLDRITRLALPPVRAATYDGDTPTDERRWIRDHANVVLTNPDLVHHSLLPRHDRWAPFLRALRYVVVDECHVYKGVFGAHLAAVLRRLRRVAARYHASPTFVFASATVADPSVHASRLLGMPLSSVTEDGSPRAPMTFALWEPPVRTDDQGRPKRVSTLTETGDLLAQCVEEDVQTAVFARSRAGVEVVANVARDRVSTTREARIAAYRGGYLPEERRELERALRSRRLVGIAATNALELGVDVSGLDAVVLAGWPGTLASLWQQAGRAGRTGHRSLAILVAADDPLDTFVVHHPESIFGRAVEATVVDPDNPYVLGPHLAAAAAELPLTEGDLELFGPQTRPLLDALVAKGILKKRPRGWFWTREDRPADHVSLRGAGEPVRIVETRTGRVVATVDEASAHAQVHTGAVHLHQGQTWVVTELDLDDGAAFAVRGDPGWTTHAQSVSEFTIVRELEAVEWGPLRCSFGQVTVTHQVVSFLRRLPGGEVLGEHPLDLPPRSLATKAMWWTLLDLTLSRAGSRR; from the coding sequence ATGAACGGGTCTGACGCGCTGTTCAACGCACCCCCGGCTCCGTCGGACGACGGCGACCGGGACCAGCGCGCCTTCGACCCGGAGGCCCTCCTGCACCGCTTGGTCGGCGAGCACCCGGAGCGGCTGCTCCACGTCCACGAGGTTCCGGCTCGGCCGGCGCGCCACGCCGAGTGGCCGGGCTGGGTGGACCCGACCCTCCTCGGTGCCCTCCTCGGGTCCGGGATCGACCGGCCGTGGCGCCACCAGGTCGAGGTCGCGGAGGCCGCCCACCGCGGCGACCACGTCGTCGTCTCGACGGGCACGGCCTCCGGCAAGAGCCTCGGCTACCTTCTGCCCCTCCTCACCGACGTCGTGACCGGCGCTCGGGCGCCCAGTGGTCGCGGGTCCACGGCGCTCTATCTCGCCCCCACCAAGGCGCTCGCCGCGGACCAGCTCGACCGGATCACCCGGCTCGCCCTTCCCCCGGTGCGGGCCGCCACGTACGACGGCGACACCCCGACCGACGAGCGGCGCTGGATCCGCGACCACGCGAACGTCGTGCTCACCAACCCGGACCTCGTCCACCACTCGCTGTTGCCGCGGCACGACCGGTGGGCCCCTTTCCTCCGGGCCCTCCGCTACGTCGTCGTCGACGAGTGTCACGTCTACAAGGGCGTCTTCGGCGCCCACCTCGCGGCGGTCCTCCGGCGGCTGCGGCGAGTGGCCGCGCGCTACCACGCCTCCCCGACGTTCGTCTTCGCCTCCGCCACCGTGGCCGACCCCTCCGTCCACGCCTCCCGACTTCTCGGTATGCCGCTGAGCTCGGTCACCGAGGACGGCTCCCCTCGGGCGCCGATGACCTTCGCCCTCTGGGAGCCCCCGGTCCGCACCGACGACCAGGGCCGCCCGAAGCGGGTGAGCACGCTGACGGAGACCGGCGACCTCCTGGCGCAGTGCGTCGAGGAGGACGTGCAGACCGCCGTCTTCGCCCGGTCCCGCGCCGGCGTGGAGGTCGTGGCCAACGTCGCCCGCGACCGAGTGAGCACGACCCGGGAAGCGCGCATAGCGGCATACCGCGGCGGCTACCTGCCGGAGGAGCGGAGGGAGCTCGAACGCGCCCTCCGGTCGCGCCGGCTCGTCGGCATCGCCGCGACGAACGCGTTGGAGCTCGGCGTCGACGTCAGCGGTCTCGACGCCGTCGTGCTCGCCGGCTGGCCCGGCACCCTCGCCTCGCTCTGGCAGCAGGCGGGCCGCGCCGGCCGCACCGGGCACCGCTCGCTCGCGATCCTCGTCGCGGCCGACGACCCGCTCGACACCTTCGTCGTCCACCACCCCGAGAGCATCTTCGGCCGCGCCGTCGAGGCGACAGTCGTCGACCCCGACAACCCCTACGTGCTCGGGCCGCATCTCGCCGCCGCCGCCGCGGAGCTGCCCCTGACGGAGGGGGACCTCGAGCTCTTCGGGCCGCAGACCCGGCCCCTGCTCGACGCCCTCGTCGCCAAGGGGATCCTCAAGAAGCGGCCGCGCGGCTGGTTCTGGACGCGGGAGGACCGCCCTGCCGACCACGTGTCGCTCCGCGGCGCCGGTGAGCCGGTCCGGATCGTCGAGACACGGACCGGGCGCGTCGTCGCCACCGTCGACGAGGCCTCGGCCCACGCCCAGGTGCACACCGGGGCCGTGCACCTGCACCAGGGCCAGACGTGGGTCGTCACCGAGCTCGACCTCGACGACGGGGCGGCCTTCGCCGTTCGGGGCGACCCCGGGTGGACGACGCACGCCCAGTCGGTGAGCGAGTTCACCATCGTCCGCGAGCTCGAGGCGGTCGAGTGGGGGCCGCTCCGGTGCTCGTTCGGCCAGGTCACCGTCACGCACCAGGTCGTCTCGTTCCTCCGGCGGCTGCCGGGTGGCGAGGTGCTCGGGGAGCATCCGCTCGACCTGCCGCCGCGGTCCCTCGCGACGAAGGCGATGTGGTGGACCCTGCTCGACCTGACCCTGAGCCGGGCCGGCTCGCGCCGTTGA
- a CDS encoding STAS domain-containing protein yields the protein MDLSITRADHGDRTVVHLGGEIDVYTAPFVREKLDEQIHAGRADLIVDLSEVTFLDSTGLGVLVGRLKFARTRGGSLKLVGTSERVLRVFAITGLDKVFDIHPDLESALAAPDQGEAPMPPTSNARH from the coding sequence GTGGATCTGTCGATCACCCGGGCCGACCACGGTGACCGCACCGTGGTGCACCTCGGCGGCGAGATCGATGTCTACACGGCACCGTTCGTGAGGGAGAAGCTCGACGAGCAGATCCACGCCGGACGCGCTGATCTCATCGTCGACCTGAGCGAGGTCACCTTCCTCGACTCGACCGGGCTGGGGGTCCTGGTCGGACGGCTGAAGTTCGCCCGGACGCGCGGGGGGTCGCTCAAGCTCGTCGGCACCTCCGAGCGGGTGCTCCGCGTCTTCGCCATCACCGGCCTCGACAAGGTCTTCGACATCCACCCCGACCTCGAGTCGGCCCTCGCCGCCCCGGACCAGGGTGAGGCGCCGATGCCGCCCACGTCGAACGCCCGGCACTGA